The Armatimonadota bacterium genome contains a region encoding:
- a CDS encoding Stp1/IreP family PP2C-type Ser/Thr phosphatase, whose amino-acid sequence MDEITAEYVVAEIREAVPLQTRIYTTVAAKTDLGRVRENNEDKFEFYEPSDENLLATRGKVYVVCDGMGGHSAGQIASELATKTFLDVFLNHPSHEPEIAGISAANAANRFVYDVGCTVPGRKGMGTTLTALALIQDRGLVIQVGDSRLYRLRQSMLEQITTDHTWVEDVVSQGLLTREEAENHQYRHVITRAIGTEANVPVDHFWIDLEVGDIFLLCSDGLTGHVSDAEIHDTLERFGPAESCWQLVSMALAGGGSDNCTVLVTRVDDLQRIDQSPIA is encoded by the coding sequence ATGGACGAGATCACTGCCGAATATGTCGTTGCTGAGATAAGAGAAGCTGTCCCTCTGCAGACTCGAATTTATACGACCGTTGCCGCAAAAACTGATCTCGGACGTGTGCGCGAAAACAACGAAGATAAGTTCGAATTCTACGAGCCATCCGATGAGAACTTGTTAGCAACCCGCGGCAAAGTTTACGTCGTTTGCGATGGCATGGGTGGACATAGCGCTGGCCAAATTGCTAGTGAGCTCGCTACCAAGACTTTTCTCGACGTATTCCTCAACCACCCCAGTCACGAGCCAGAAATTGCCGGAATTTCTGCCGCAAACGCCGCAAACCGGTTTGTATATGACGTGGGTTGCACCGTGCCCGGCAGAAAGGGCATGGGCACCACCCTGACCGCCCTTGCACTCATCCAGGACCGTGGGCTGGTGATTCAAGTTGGTGACTCTCGGTTGTATCGGCTCCGGCAATCCATGCTGGAGCAAATCACAACCGACCACACCTGGGTAGAAGACGTTGTTTCCCAGGGACTACTGACTCGGGAAGAGGCCGAGAATCATCAATATCGTCACGTGATCACGAGGGCGATCGGCACTGAAGCTAATGTCCCAGTCGACCATTTCTGGATCGACTTGGAGGTTGGCGATATTTTTCTTCTGTGCTCCGATGGACTGACGGGCCACGTCAGTGACGCGGAGATTCATGACACTTTAGAGCGATTTGGGCCCGCAGAATCTTGCTGGCAGCTTGTATCAATGGCGCTTGCCGGTGGCGGTTCGGATAACTGCACCGTACTCGTCACGCGGGTTGACGATCTTCAGCGCATTGACCAAAGTCCGATAGCCTGA